Within Dictyostelium discoideum AX4 chromosome 4 chromosome, whole genome shotgun sequence, the genomic segment ataaaattattattaaacttttttttttattcacttttttttttttttttcaaatttaaaaaggaggtattacaattgaaaatgcAGAAGATAAATGGCAAGGACCAGGATTTGGAGCAggatattatttaaattcaacaacagaTAAATATAAAGCTCATTTCCAAATGTTTACATATATTacaaaagaattatttgaattaattaataaagaattcacagatacaattaatattaataaacatTCAATTTTTGGTCATTCAATgggtaattattatttattatttattatttattatttattattttattattaatataaatatgttatttttaaattaggTGGACTTGGagcaatttcattatttattaaaactaatgGTCAATATAAATCTGTTAGTGCATtttcaccaatttcaaatccAGTCAATTGCGATTGGTCTTTACATTcatttaaagaatatttagGTACAGAGAATAAAGAAGCTTGGTTACAATATGATCCTTGCcatcttttgaaaaattatgatGGTAAACCATTCGATTTATTAGTTGACCAAGGTTCGGCtgatgaattttttaatgatttgaaatttgataatCTTGAATTAGCTTGTaaagaaaattcaaaaattaatttaattgcaaGATTACAAGACGGTTATAATCATGGTTATTTCTATATCTCCACTTTTATTAAAGATCATATTGAATATCATtcaaaacatttaaataaataaaatttaaaaaattttgttttattaattaattttattttaatttaatttatttattttttattatttttattatttttattattttaattaatttatatattaaaaagggtaataataaaaaaaaaaaaaaaaaaaaaaaaaaaaaatataataattaaagcCCAATATTGTAATATACTATTATGATCaatattatgtttttttctattattattattattattatttttatttcaaattcgttctttattaatattaatcattcataaaaaatgaatttaaaaaaaataataaaaattgtatGTTACAATATTGGGccaaattattgaatttttttttttttttttgttgccatttatatatatatatatatatatatatatatataaaaatccaaatacgtagaaaaaaattttaaattattaatattataaatttttttttttaaagggaATTATTTCATTGATAAATATCATTCTAAATTagtatatttaaaaaaattttaataaaaatttggtTATTTTATTACATACACAAAAACTTTACCcctaaaaaatttaattatttgtttattatgaAATATCacaatttttatcatttattaacaCCCCCCCCCTtacccccaaaaaaaaaaaaaaaaaaaaaatcttaaattttaaataggtGGGGGTCATGGACTtcttatattaattttatattaaaagttTGTTTTTAGACAAGTcctagttttttttttttaattggaattaaaatttgggaaaaaaaatttaaaaaatttaaatttaaaaaaaaaaaaaaatttaaaaaaaaaaaaaattaaacattaagagttttttttatttcattttaataactataatataaaaaatattttttaaaaaattatttcatataatttttattaaaataaaaccccttaaacaaatttttttttttttttttttttttttttaaaaattaatcttATCGATTCCCAACCCAATCCAacccaaaatcaaaattatttttttttttttttagatctattaaaaaaaaaaaaaaaaaaaaaaaaaaaaaaaaaaaatttttataatgttttttaaaataattataataatttttatttttatttttagaataaaTGGTGTACCTgttgaaaaagaatttaattattgtgaAGGTTTAAATAAAGCTTTAGGATTTTATAAAGTTCAAAGGGCAGGTATCGAAGATCCAAATTCTGAATATCCATGGCAACATGAAATTACAACAAAATATGATACATATTCAAAtaacaaaacaaataaatatggTAATGGATTTTTATCAAAAGGTTATTTTGATGCTggtgattatttaaaagtataataattatttaaattattattattattattattattattattaattttaatttattattaataaattatatattttttatttttttttattttttttatttttttttttaataatagataACATTTCCATTAGCATTTTCAATGACAACTTTATCATGGtcatttttagaatttgaagaaaatataaaattttgtaatttaacAGAAAACTatttatcaacaattaaatggGGAGTTGATTGGTTAATGGCAGCTCATCCAGAACCAAATGTGATTTATGCACAATGTGGTGGAGAAATTGATCATTTATCATGGAGTAGAGCCgatcaaatttataataatcaagTAACAGGCCCAAGAAATTGTTCAATGATAATTGATATAGATAATCCAAGTTCAGATATCGCGTTTGAAATGACAGCAGCAATGGCAGCAActtcaattgtttttgaagaatttgatGAACAATATTCAAAACAATGTAAAATACATGCAGATCAATTATGGGATTTTGGAATTAAATATCCAGGTATTTATTACAACCCACTTTATCCATCGAATGTCAGTAAAGATGAGCAAATCTGGGCATCGGCATGGATGTATTTAATGTACGGTCCAGAGTATTCATTCTTTCGTGGATTCTTTGACAATGGTAAAATCTCACATGATGATTTGTTCTTTAATAAATGGAGTCACGTTTTCTCAtggaataataaaatgagtGGTGCTTGTATTTTAATTGCCaagaatttcaatatttacaTTGAAGAagcaaattatttaattcattcatGGGATActagaattaataaaactaaagaTGGTTTATTCTTTTTAGATGAATGGGGTAACGCAAGATATTCAATGGGTGGTAGTTTTTTAGAGGCAGTTTggaattcaaataaaaatcacactgcaaaaacaacaaataccaATTTCGCGCAAACtcaaatcaatattattttaggtaataatagtaatcaCCATTCCTATGTTTCCATGTATGGTTTTAAAGATGCTAAAGTGACATTAAACATTCACCATAGGTCATCACATTCACCACCAAATGGTACAGATTTAAAATTCCATAATATCTTATCaccaccaaataataaatttccaGTTTATGGTGCACTATTACCTGGTCCAATTGATAGAAATGATCTATATTTTGAAGAAAGATCAAGATATGAAATGAATGAACCTGCATTAGATTATAATGCTGTATTTGTTGGTGTTTTatcttcattaattaattcatattCAAAACCTGTTCAAccaatatcatcattaactttatcatttaattctgATGATTATAATAgagaattaattgataaccatgaagatgaaattataccaattaattataaaaataataataataataatgacaaCGAAGATAGTTTAGAAAATTATTTACCAAAACcaccaatttttaaagattcatTTGAtcttgaaattgatgatgatagttATAATATAGAAGAAAACGATAATGATGACgataaagatgatgaagatgatgatgaagattcatcaaattcaaatgttttaaaagaaaatttctattcaaattcaaataaatcgacaataaataattatagtgGTAAAACTATATTtagtattttaattttaattttattactttaaataaaataaaataataaaaataaaagaataaaagaataaaagaataaaagaataaaagaataaaaacaagttttgtttttgttttttttttttttttttttgatttttataaaattaatatcctttttttttttttttttaaacctttTTAGGTAATAAAACCTCCAAAAGATTTGATATTAAAcctttattataaatattttttaattctttaaaagtttttggtAATGGTAAGGTTGTATAGAAttcatctttatcttttgatTCCTTTGACGATAATTGTTgtcttttatttcttttctttaatttatttaaatttgtaccTTCTTCATCTGAATCACCAATTTCattctttataatttcattaactTTTTCTACAatactatcattattattttcttttttattatcttttttattattatcttttttattattattttttttattattatcttttttattgttatcttttttattgttattatcgttatctttttcaagtttttcatgatcaataattttttgttttaatctttcaattttaatttgatctTTAATATCTTGCCATTTATAAGATTCATTTGTAGTTGTATTCTTTGAAATTAACCAAATATGataaaagaagaaataaaataaaaataatgaaattacaaaACAAAATGCACCTAATGGTAAGATTGAACGTGATTCAAATGCTAtatatttcaataaaatcGCTGTTGGAATTGGTGTCCATACACCATCTTTTGTATATCCTAAATTTTTAACATCATTTATCTTCATAAAACTATACATTGAAAATCCACATAAATAAGCACCATACATACATAACATTGATGttgaaaatacaaataataagaaaTATCTTAAATTATTCTCTCCAACACAATTATTAATCCAtggacttttttttttaaaaaaaaataaaataaaataaataaataattagttttattattattattattattattattattattattattattattattattattattattattattattattattattattattattattattattatttttatttttacatacCAATGATGATCAAATCTACCAACACATCTATCACAAATTCTACAATGTTTGGATCTTGCTGGtctatttataataatattaacaataataataataaattagtattttttttttttattttttttttttttttcaaataaattataaataataatttactttataaaattacaagattcacaattttttttaatataaagaTATCTATCATATGGataagaatttttaaataatttataatttgaatcatttataTAACCTggtgttgaatttgatgataaaaCAAATGTGAATAAAGTGAAAGAGATTGCAAAAAATGCTCCATATTTATGATTTGATGAAATGTATGGTCCACCAATATATGGGaaacaatcaaaataaaagaaataaaatccTGATAAAACTAAAGTTAAATAGAATCCTTGTAATATTCTATTTGGTTTAtacataaaataattataacatGAAGCTGatccattttttaattttttaggaCAACATCTTGCAAAAAATCcactttttttgttttgttttttttttaataaataagatTTTAGTAAATGTGTTTagatttttgaaaaaaagaaaaaaaaaaataaaaaaattttacacTTACACACACCAATCTTGTAAACCAGaagttaaaaatatatataaagatCCTACACAACCATCTCTATGAAATTCTGATTGACCTAACAATAATGTATATAAAATCGTTACAGCAAAAACAACATAACAACCAATTAATACTAAAAATATAtccattttattaaattggttttaaattatactgttttgttttttttttgaaataaaataaaaaataaaaaaaaataaaaaaaaaaaagttggcaatttgaaaaaaaaaaaaaaaaaaaaaaaaaaaaaataacctttttcatgaaaataaaaattgtcgTTTATTCGTTTAATCAAAAAGTTAACTTTTgtgatttaattatatttttaatttttaatttttaatttttttttttttttttttttttttttttttttaacaagttgttgaatataaatttttaccaTCATTAGATTTTTGGCATTGGAATTCAGTGGTTGTGTTGATACATGATACATTTTCAGTACAAACATATTCATATGGAATACCTTGTTCACAATCATAGGTAAAAGTTTGTAATGTATTCTTAAATGTTATACCATttgtataataataagaGAACAATGGATTACCTTGACAGTCAGTATCATCCATTTGATATAATGTATAACGATATCCCTCTGGATTAACATATCCAGGATCTTCCACAATTGACATAACTGCATAATTAACCACATTATAAAATGCTGGATCATAATACCATGCAacctatttaattttattaataaatttttttttttttattatttaaaaattaattaattttattttattttaattaaatgttgtaatttttttgaaaaaaaaaaaaaaaaaaaacttacttgaTAACAATTACCAACTTCATAACTTCTTGAAACATTAGTTTCACCATGTCCacaatttgaatttggattattaaagAATAACATATTAACAGAGTTTTTATCATTTGGATCAATTGATACATAATATGAACCATCATACAAATGTATACATGTATTGGTTTCCCATGAATATCCAATACCTGATTCTTGTTTATCTGTATCACATTTTGGGTGTGGTGTAAAATTAACATATGTTGCACAATTTACAATAGcactactaataataatatttaataaaataaaaattgatattctcatgatttttatttcttctttttttttttttccaaaggACAAAAGCACTTCCACTATTttagaaaacaaaaaataaaaaaaaaaaaaaaaaaataattattcatCATCCCAAacagcaaaaaaaaaaaaaaaaaaaatatctaatttttttttttttaaattatttttaattaaattttatttaattaaaagacGTTACTATTTTCTTagttttctaaaaaaaaataaaaaataaaaaataaaaaataatttaaattctgtATAAAATAATCTggaatcaaaataatatctGTATTTATATCTAAaccaaaataattattaaattttaaaaaatgaaattcataaataaaactgttaatggataaaaaaaaaaaaaaaaaaaaaaaatattgatattcgttttttttttacctaaaAGCGGTGTTATTCCGAgcttcgttttttttttttttttgatataaataaactattgtaGTATACAATTagtatgttatttttatttatttattttaggttttttagtttttgtgaatttaaaatagtatgttattttagattaggtaattaataattaattggtggtgtAATTGTTGGAATTGGTTCATTTGTGTTTATGctccattcttttttaaattttttgatggtTTCGGACCATTGGGTTTCTTTTTGAGTTTTTGTGAGgttgtttttaattgagtatTGGTTAAAGTTTGATAAAGTTCTTGAATATTCCAATCTTATTAGCTTGTgccattttgattttaatatatcataATCTAGTGTTGTGTTGTTTATTTGGTTGTtccaattatcaattgattgagttATATTGAtgtcaaataatgatttgcATAACCATATCCATATTTGTTGAATAACTAATGAGATTATGTTCCAATATGCATGTGTTCTGACTAGATCAAGATTTGTGTTTATATAATTCCAGTTGAACctgtattttttatattgtgcGTTTTCtgcaaaatgaaaattaatattgatagttGGATCTGGTTTAAATgctttgttgtttgtttgtggTTTATAAATGAGTGTGtataattttgttgtttggtTTTTTGTTAGTGACCAGTTTTTGTTTCCATtgcaatttttatatataaaatattttaatttgtcgTGGTTAATGAAGTTGATTGTGTGCTGACAATTGAAGAACAAATGACCATAGGGAtcattattcatttcattGTTGCAAATGGGGCAAACTTTGTTGTGTAGATGATTAATCGGAAGACATCTAGCATGGAATCTTTGCATTGTATCTCGGCCTTTtggatcttttaatttttgaattttgacaAAAAGTTGGTCGTATGTGTATTTCCATAATAGTTGTATTGATTGTTGGTGCGAAGTAAGAAGTAGATCTGAATATTTCTTGCCAATATAGTCTTTTGATTTGCATTGGTGATTGTTTAGTATTGTCGAGTAGATTTCTTTGAGTGTTGGTGGTagtgaaatattatttgtgttTAATGTTTGAGAGGGTTGgttttttgttaatattgGTTGTAGGATTTGAACTTTATCTTTTAGATGTCCAATTTGAGTTGCATAGTTTTCccattcttttttgatttttataaggTATGGAGAAGAGATTgatttgttgatgatttgATCCATCCAACTTATCATGTATATTGAATTGTTTGCAGATTTATGCATTTGTAAAAATCTGTTGTATATCCAAATCTTTTGAGCAACTTGTCGTAATTGTATATTCCACATACCCCAACCACCTTcttttaatggttttaatgATCTATCATAACACATCAAAGGTATTTTTGCACGTGAATGGATGGTTGATGTGTTTTTTTCAATGGAATTGGTATCGAGAGTTGGTGATTCAGAATTTGCGGGAGAATTCATAAACCATgagattaatttattaatttgaatttcttcatcttttgtAAATTCTTCAAGGTATGATAAATATGTTATTGGTGATAGTGAGTAGGTGTTTATGatggttgtttttgtttttaatgttGTGCCACTAGTTTTCCATAGCACTAATGATTTAATCAGTGTTTTCATTGTTTCTGGTAATTTCCTATGTAAACCATTATGATTAAAGAAATAGCCAAGAACTCTTTCTGATTGATCTTTTTTGGTTATTGGAATTCTTTTTGATTGTGGAATGTTGTTTATTATGTGTTTATCAGTGATTTTGTGGGGGTTGATTTCTATTATTGCACTTTTgtcaaaatttaatgatgatgatgttgaagcGCAGAAATTATCGAAATGTTtgattgattgttgttgttgttcgtAGTTGATGTTGTATGTTGTAGAGTCGTCTGCAAATTgggtaaatttaattttaatttgtggaTTGGGTGAAATTGGTAATCCAATTATTGAATTGTCTGCATTTATTGTTCTTgctaatatttcaattacaattacaaataaagtGGCTGAGATTGGGTCACCTTGTTTTACACCTCTTTTAATATCGAATTTTCTGGTCGttttaccattaattgaaatttttgctTGTGAGTCAGATAATAGCTTGtggattaaatttattaattttattggtatACCAATATGAATTAATGTTCTTTTAATGCTANNNNNNNNNNNNNNNNNNNNNNNNNNNNNNNNNNNNNNNNNNNNNNNNNNNNNNNNNNNNNNNNNNNNNNNNNNNNNNNNNNNNNNNNNNNNNNNNNNNNTAACTGTAATTCAGTTGAGTGATCATCAGCCATTGTTGAAAAGTATATAGGACGATAGCCCTTGCTTTAATGAGCAAAAAAAGGGTAAAATTAAGAGGAATGAATGTGGCGGTGAAGATATAAcagtgatttatttattatatgtataaattctcgtttatttctttgttttttcggttttttttttcgttttttcaCCGAGCTTCGtaaaaatactaatattttttgCAACAAAAAAGAGGGATTGCAGTACCGGTGTATGTGTTAATGTCGCTCTACCGCTGAGCTAATATGGAAACCCATATATCAGGCTCGAACTGATGACCTACATGTTGAAATGATAAACGAAGTAACCGATATCCCGTTGCCCTCAAAGAAAAATggtcaattttattattgaattttattattaaaaaattcacaaaaaaaaaaaaaagatattttaattttccaaaaaaaacaaaattaatctTAACcgataatatttttaaaatgctattgttttttttttaattaatattaaagaattaattattgatattttttaaaatatatagcTTTTATTTGGTAACTGtgagaatttttttttttttaaacaaattaaattaaaaaaaataattaactctcaaaatgattttttaatttaaatttttttaattttttaaatattaattacaCACAATATTATGTaacaaaaccaaaataatattaaaaaaaaattggggtgtataacaaaaaaatcttttgtCATTAATTTAAGTTTTTTCATTGTGTGTAAATTAacaccaaaataaaaaaaaaaaataaaattgaaaatcataatttgaaaataaaaaaaagatattttttttaaaaaaaaaaaaaatcattttaaaagtgaaaattaattttgattatttttttttttttattttattaaaatccaatctaataataatattaactataaaaataaaatgaattttaaattaataattatattattgattttattggtAGGGTTTTTATCAGTGGAAgcaaaaattgaattttcaaacattaatgataatgataatgatgatgatggatcAATTGTTGAAACTAATAATGGTTATGTTCAaggtttaattaatgaacaatataaatcattttttggaATTCCATTTGCAAAACCACCAACAGTTGAAAATGGTTTACGATGGAAATCACCAATGGTTGCAGAAAGTTGGTCaccaaaaattttaaatgcaTCATTTAATCAAATGGTTGGTTGTATTCAAAAATGTGAACTACCACCAATGAATTGCCCAAATATTATCAGTGAAGattgtttatatttaaatgtttataCACCATTACAAGTTTCACAAACTCAATTAAAACCTGTTATGGCTTATATACCAGGTGGTAGATTTGAACAAggtaatttcaattttaaaaataaaataataataataataataataataataataataataataataataataataaaaataattaatcttaatctttttttttttttttttttttatttcccaattttttttttattattttttttttttttatataattattaggAACTGCATCATCAATTTTATATACACCagaattaatgataaattcAAGTGATATTGTAGTTGTAACATTAAACTATCGTCTTGGTGTAAGTGGTTTCCttgttggtgatgaaatTACTGGTAATTTTGGTTTCCAAGATCAACGTTTAGCATTAACTTGGATTcaagaaaatattaaattttttggtgGTGACCCAAATAAGTAAGTTTAAAAaacattatattttattttactgaaaaaattaattaacaaatattttttttatttttttcaataataaaaaaaaagagtaacATTATGTGGTCAATCAGCAGGAGCATCATCAATTGCAACTCATATGACAGCAAAAAATTCATATAGTTTATTTCAAGGTGCAATTATACAATCAAATCCATTTACATTAGGATTGAAAACACTTGAAACTGCAAAGAAATATAGTGATAATTTTGCAAAGGCAGTAAATTGTTCATTAAAGGATGAAGATTGTTTAAATGCATTAACAATTGATCAAATTGTTCAAGGTCAAATTAAATCTCAAGCAAAATTAGATGTTTTTGAACCACttcaatcatttttaccATGGACACCAACAATTGGTATTGATGATATTACAGATCAaccattgaatttaattttaaagggtGATTTCTATGATGTACCAACCATTGTTGGTACAGTATCAGAGGAggcattattatttatttatcaagCATCTCCAAAGAATGTTTCAGAAACTGATTATAAATTagcaattgatttaatatttttagataAAGAGAatgtaattgaaattaattatcCACCATTTACAAATGGTTCTGATAATCGTCCAGTTTTATCAACATTGGGtacaaatttcatttttgcATGTTCAACTCGTCTTGCAATAGAGTCAATGTTAAAGTTTAAACAATCACcaatttatctttatcaattCTCTCATGTTATGAGTTTTAATCCTTGGGGTCCAAATTATCCATACTGTAATCATCATTGTTGTCATGGTAGTGAATtagtatttgaatttgatgctGCTCGTTATGGTGGTTATAATTTCACTCAAGATGAACAACAATTATCCTatgaaatgaataattattggacaaatttcattaataatgCTGATCCAAATCAAGGTTTATCAGTTCCAATTGAATGGCCAAAATATGATATTACAAATCTTGAATCACTTCAACTAGATATCCCAGTATCTATTACAACTGATTTATTAGGTTCACAATGTAATATTTTAGATAATGTTGGTTATTCTccaagataataaaaaaaaaaaaaaaaaaaaacaaatagataataataaaaataaaaaaaaaataaaaataaaaaaaaagaaatattaaaagatatcTAAGACCCAAACGTTtatataagaaaaaaaagcaaataataaaattaaaagtaaataaaaaatttaatagatgattaattattttcGTTTTTATTAAgaatatttttctttaaattcaat encodes:
- the esd gene encoding S-formylglutathione hydrolase; protein product: MTNISLLSKSKSFNGEVRRYSHKSTSLSCDMKFHVYVPSKSSTPSSVLWFLSGLTCTDENFIQKSGAIQYASQNNIFLVCPDTSPRGITIENAEDKWQGPGFGAGYYLNSTTDKYKAHFQMFTYITKELFELINKEFTDTININKHSIFGHSMGGLGAISLFIKTNGQYKSVSAFSPISNPVNCDWSLHSFKEYLGTENKEAWLQYDPCHLLKNYDGKPFDLLVDQGSADEFFNDLKFDNLELACKENSKINLIARLQDGYNHGYFYISTFIKDHIEYHSKHLNK
- a CDS encoding hypothetical protein (repetitive element); this encodes SIKRTLIHIGIPIKLINLIHKLLSDSQAKISINGKTTRKFDIKRGVKQGDPISATLFVIVIEILARTINADNSIIGLPISPNPQIKIKFTQFADDSTTYNINYEQQQQSIKHFDNFCASTSSSLNFDKSAIIEINPHKITDKHIINNIPQSKRIPITKKDQSERVLGYFFNHNGLHRKLPETMKTLIKSLVLWKTSGTTLKTKTTIINTYSLSPITYLSYLEEFTKDEEIQINKLISWFMNSPANSESPTLDTNSIEKNTSTIHSRAKIPLMCYDRSLKPLKEGGWGMWNIQLRQVAQKIWIYNRFLQMHKSANNSIYMISWMDQIINKSISSPYLIKIKKEWENYATQIGHLKDKVQILQPILTKNQPSQTLNTNNISLPPTLKEIYSTILNNHQCKSKDYIGKKYSDLLLTSHQQSIQLLWKYTYDQLFVKIQKLKDPKGRDTMQRFHARCLPINHLHNKVCPICNNEMNNDPYGHLFFNCQHTINFINHDKLKYFIYKNCNGNKNWSLTKNQTTKLYTLIYKPQTNNKAFKPDPTININFHFAENAQYKKYRFNWNYINTNLDLVRTHAYWNIISLVIQQIWIWLCKSLFDINITQSIDNWNNQINNTTLDYDILKSKWHKLIRLEYSRTLSNFNQYSIKNNLTKTQKETQWSETIKKFKKEWSINTNEPIPTITPPINY
- a CDS encoding carboxylesterase, type B family protein, with amino-acid sequence MNFKLIIILLILLVGFLSVEAKIEFSNINDNDNDDDGSIVETNNGYVQGLINEQYKSFFGIPFAKPPTVENGLRWKSPMVAESWSPKILNASFNQMVGCIQKCELPPMNCPNIISEDCLYLNVYTPLQVSQTQLKPVMAYIPGGRFEQGTASSILYTPELMINSSDIVVVTLNYRLGVSGFLVGDEITGNFGFQDQRLALTWIQENIKFFGGDPNKVTLCGQSAGASSIATHMTAKNSYSLFQGAIIQSNPFTLGLKTLETAKKYSDNFAKAVNCSLKDEDCLNALTIDQIVQGQIKSQAKLDVFEPLQSFLPWTPTIGIDDITDQPLNLILKGDFYDVPTIVGTVSEEALLFIYQASPKNVSETDYKLAIDLIFLDKENVIEINYPPFTNGSDNRPVLSTLGTNFIFACSTRLAIESMLKFKQSPIYLYQFSHVMSFNPWGPNYPYCNHHCCHGSELVFEFDAARYGGYNFTQDEQQLSYEMNNYWTNFINNADPNQGLSVPIEWPKYDITNLESLQLDIPVSITTDLLGSQCNILDNVGYSPR